The genomic region taaatttaaatttcttAGCTTATGAAAgtagaattttttattttgaaaacaatttaaatttatatgattattatcctttaaaaaattcgggtattttatttgaaatatcCTCTAAATTACTTTCTGTGTGTTCATGTTTGAAAATATGTCCACAAATACGTTATCAAAATTCGGATTTGTGCAGAAAATtttcagaaatattttataataacatgAAAACATCAGACACAGCAAGAAATAAAGGCCCTAGTGAcgatttaatattaatattagatAGATCTATTGATagttctattttatttatacatgatTACTCCTATCAAAGTTTGTgttatgatattttaaaaattaatacacaAAATGATGAAGAGGCAGGAACACGAgagggaaaagaaaaagaagaggcTCATACAGTTTCTTTCGaaattacaaataatgatcaaaaaaaagagcagAAAAAAGCTGTCTTATCTGAAGATGATAGTTTATGGTTAAAATATAGACACAGTCATATACAAGAAGTGAATGAACATATAAGAAATGAAATATCTGCTTTTACTGAAAAAAATGCAGTTGCCAAAATtcagaagaaaaatattctaaatCCGAACGAAGCTTTGGATGCACTGAGATCATTACCACAATATGAAAGTATGATAGAACAATATTGGCTTCATGTTTATTTATGTGATagttgttttattattttgcaaAATAAAAGTGTTGTGGACGTTGGTTTAATTGAACAAGACATATGCTGCAATGTGGATAAATATGGAAAAGAACTTACTCACTCGAAAAATGTGAGTAGTTTAAATTCATTAATCACTAGTACTGATTACGATCAAGAAGAAAAAGCGAGattattattgctatattttattaattatatgaatataaatgaaaatgataaaatgaaaataatagaatCTGCCCAACTCGGTTTATTTATGCAAAAGTtcataaatgaatttttaaaattaaaattacatttgaattatatgtatatagatGAAAACTTATCATCCTCAAATAGAGTTTACCATAtattagataaaaataaaaaaaaaattaaatactaCAAAAATGTTGCTAGAAATTCCAAATATGAATTAAGTAGACATGAACCAAATATaagagaaataattttagaaataCATGAAAACATTTTACATAAAGGGTTGTTCCCCTTTGtagatgataataataatatagatcCAGATGTAAAAGACATAAATTCTTCCCctgaaaaaaaacaaaatgtgtCAAGAGGAACAGTGTGGGAGTTCAGAACggagttaaaaaaaaaagcggaagatgaaaaaaagaaaaaaattattatttttatcattggTGGTATATCCTTTCCTGAaatcaaacatatatatgagttGTCAGAGAAGTTAGacttagatatatatttggGTGGAACGGCATTATTAACTAgcaacattatttttaaacaatttaaaGCATTTTCGAACTTTTAACCGGAATTGGtcatatattttaccttatttttaatatatatatatatatattttttttttttttttttgagctAGCCATATTTAgcatcttttttaaaatttttttttttttaagctagccatattcatttttttgtgtgtAGTAATATGTGCCTTTTATGGTCCACATTTagagtatatttatatataccaaTTTCGTAGTGTgaatatgatgaaaatacatttttatgaagCAAATTAGTAGATCAGCATTTAACTAATTTTTGTTTGCACTATTTCTGGAATGTCTCAATTTGAAGGTAGTGTAGCATTTACCTGAAACTGTGCATATGCAGGTTTATACTTACGTATGCATGAAACTAATTCACGTCTGTATTCGCACATATTAATTGgtattataatacattagTATACTAGGCGATGTCAACCgatgttaattttttgtattacatatatacatatataggaATAACTCAAAATTAAATCGtctatttgttttattgttattttattattttacttttttatttacttttcatttatttatttattttttgtttttttctttttaagtaATACTTTGAATTAAGGGAACTGTTGTTGTTGGAGCATATTAAAAGGCATAAGAGTATGTTTCaaagttttaattaaaaattttttggtatatatatatatatatataaacatgttcatatatatatatatttttttttataaaaaaacatgaatACTGTAAGAAAAAGAATCATTTAATAAAGTGGAACAAAACgtgaaaaagaaagaaaaatgtttcgactacaaattttaaataaaaacaaattgtgCGCCTACTTGCTCGCATGTACGCATGAGCGcgtgtgtgcatatatatgtgcatatatatatatatatatttatttatatatttataaagacATATACTCATTTATGAGTTACATTACAAACCTGCTGGGggtgaacaaaaaaaaaaaaaaaaaaaatcatttttagtTAAAAGCTCAAGGTTCATAAAAGGTAGAGCAgtgttcataaaaatgtgTATGCACAAAAATAAGCGCTTACAAGGGAGGTGAAATCAGCAAGTAAGCTGCGATTGGTTAGAATGAATGTTGGTTTCAAATATTAAGGTCCTTATTTTGTTAGCAAACTCTTTTATTACCTCTAATGTTTCTCTCTTGTTTAAATGCTTCAATCCATTGGTTAAATTTCTTACTTACGTAATGAGTTTTTTCGTTATGATCCCGTTGTGTGAtactattcatattattatttggatgtatcattttttctattataaaGTATATGCAATCGCTCCACTCTTTTAGAAGATCATAATTGAAAAGAATTTCTCTTGTTATACCTCGATCTGTTAGAACATTGCTGTTTATGTTAGTTTCATTTAGTTGATTATTACTACTGTTTGAGTATATATTAGAGTTAACATCTGATAATATATTGCTATTACCAGTATGATT from Plasmodium malariae genome assembly, chromosome: 11 harbors:
- the PmUG01_11049500 gene encoding syntaxin binding protein, putative, with amino-acid sequence MSLKENCRERIFSVIEKITEISRYVIMVVDKNAYKILSMICKNEELLERGVSLIELIDTKRNSLQDFDCIYFISSNIQSVDMILNDFKDENNSKYKNIHILFTSNIGKNSEILDLLATNDFMLKKIKSCACINLNFLAYESRIFYFENNLNLYDYYPLKNSGILFEISSKLLSVCSCLKICPQIRYQNSDLCRKFSEIFYNNMKTSDTARNKGPSDDLILILDRSIDSSILFIHDYSYQSLCYDILKINTQNDEEAGTREGKEKEEAHTVSFEITNNDQKKEQKKAVLSEDDSLWLKYRHSHIQEVNEHIRNEISAFTEKNAVAKIQKKNILNPNEALDALRSLPQYESMIEQYWLHVYLCDSCFIILQNKSVVDVGLIEQDICCNVDKYGKELTHSKNVSSLNSLITSTDYDQEEKARLLLLYFINYMNINENDKMKIIESAQLGLFMQKFINEFLKLKLHLNYMYIDENLSSSNRVYHILDKNKKKIKYYKNVARNSKYELSRHEPNIREIILEIHENILHKGLFPFVDDNNNIDPDVKDINSSPEKKQNVSRGTVWEFRTELKKKAEDEKKKKIIIFIIGGISFPEIKHIYELSEKLDLDIYLGGTALLTSNIIFKQFKAFSNF